A stretch of the Leishmania infantum JPCM5 genome chromosome 30 genome encodes the following:
- a CDS encoding tubulin-tyrosine ligase-like protein, with amino-acid sequence MFRHHGRLCAAVAAAVAAKAGESASSCSSKSSSLMHAVESVSPMPVYLKPSSSPQRKASFYFPRMREKCPPDYAFQPSSLGTALPLFSITSSSCEYYALRLPLLKAGFRRVPAEARDVASNLVWGRSMRFCEMLRDGQPTPLLDFPAADSSEQAAYMDKLRMINSHQRYNHFPLSHANLGCKRGMAVNVRRAFKDAMQRATTPGERKAVQSRYSYMPRTWFYPQERESLVTAMKAAPSNRHFIWKPSRGSCGRGILMSQGGTAHAPSWERIMEEIDCKAASKETRRLFSSYVVQEYIENPLLVEGRKVDLRLYVAVTSYNPLTVYWHEEGLVRFAAEPYSDATSASSSSIDGDGMEVGDGAGLPGALTGGTSRESAASRNRGDHDSGSAALSDHCPKHMHDRFRHLTNYSVGRRYVATHGNGRSVLSFPTETNAVDGDEAAPALKWSLQRLWDYIDAGGGSTVTIGTGVAPARRASDAVREEIAQLITRTLMAVRPVVNDAVRRVPMPGSYFELYGFDVMLDASLNPFLIEVNTLPSLESSSTFDYATKTNVVADLLNLAMLEPFERNMAPGSTLWNSSQLREDLHGPLAAKDGGLFHAAETGDVDVVACGNAAVAREDVELRMRDELAYARGFHRIFPAKTLSGTSSQQIKMESSASFSGLSAPPTLHQPLDLLAMCSSYLADLHAYESQGLLSEEDTWALAS; translated from the coding sequence ATGTTCCGTCATCACGGGCGTCTctgtgcggcggtggcggctgcagtgGCCGCAAAAGCGGGTGAGTCAgcaagcagctgctcctctaAATCGTCGTCCCTCATGCACGCGGTGGAGTCTGTTTCGCCGATGCCGGTGTACTTGAAGCCGTCGAGCAGTCCACAGCGCAAGGCGAGCTTTTATTTTCCCCGCATGCGAGAGAAGTGCCCCCCGGACTACGCTTTTCAGCCCAGCTCGCTCGGGACAGCGTTGCCACTGTTCAGTATCACGTCATCCTCGTGCGAGTACTACGCCTTACGGCTGCCGCTCTTGAAGGCTGGGTTCCGCCGTGTCCCTGCAGAGGCTCGCGACGTGGCGAGCAACCTCGTGTGGGGACGCTCGATGCGGTTCTGCGAGATGCTGCGCGACGGCCAGCCGACCCCGTTGCTCGACTTTCCCGCTGCTGATTCGTCTGAGCAGGCAGCCTACATGGACAAGCTTCGCATGATAAACTCTCACCAGCGGTACAACCACTTTCCGCTTAGCCACGCCAACCTCGGCTGCAAGCGAGGGATGGCGGTGAATGTGCGCCGGGCCTTCAAGGATGCCATGCAGCGTGCCACTACGCCAGGAGAGCGGAAGGCGGTGCAGTCGCGCTACAGCTACATGCCACGCACCTGGTTCTATCCACAGGAACGCGAGAGTTTGGTGACTGCCATGAAGGCCGCACCGAGCAATCGGCACTTCATCTGGAAGCCGTCTCGAGGCAGCTGTGGCCGAGGCATCTTGATGTCGCAAGGCggcacggcgcacgcgccgtcGTGGGAGCGCATCATGGAGGAGATTGACTGTAAGGCAGCCTCTAAGGAGACTCGGCGGCTCTTCAGCAGCTACGTTGTGCAGGAGTACATTGAGAATCCTCTTCTTGTGGAGGGTCGGAAGGTGGATCTGCGCCTGTACGTTGCTGTCACATCCTACAACCCACTCACCGTCTACTGGCACGAGGAGGGGCTGGTGCGATTTGCAGCTGAGCCCTATAGCGACGCTACTAGCGCATCATCCTCGAGTATCGACGGTGACGGGATGGAAGTGGGCGACGGAGCCGGTCTACCAGGCGCTCTTACTGGTGGCACGAGCCGCGAAAGCGCTGCTTCTCGCAATAGGGGCGATCacgacagcggcagtgcgGCTCTGTCGGATCACTGCCCAAAGCACATGCACGACCGTTTCCGTCACCTGACAAACTACTCGGTCGGCAGGCGTTACGTTGCCACGCATGGCAACGGCCGTTCCGTACTATCCTTTCCGACGGAAACCAACGCGGTTGACGGGGATGAAGCCGCACCTGCGCTCAAATGGTCTCTCCAACGGCTGTGGGACTACATTGatgctggcggtggcagtACTGTGACGATCGGAACAGGGGTGGCACCGGCTCGACGCGCCTCCGATGCGGTGCGCGAGGAAATTGCCCAGCTGATCACGCGCACCTTGATGGCGGTTCGGCCTGTCGTCAACGATGCTGTCCGCCGTGTGCCGATGCCGGGCAGCTACTTTGAGCTCTACGGCTTCGACGTCATGCTCGATGCCAGCCTCAATCCGTTTCTCATTGAAGTCAACACGCTGCCGTCACTTGAGAGCAGCTCGACGTTCGACTACGCCACCAAGACGAACGTGGTGGCTGACCTGCTCAATTTGGCCATGCTAGAGCCGTTCGAGAGAAATATGGCACCAGGTAGCACGCTCTGGAACTCGTCCCAGCTGCGCGAAGACCTACACGGCCCCCTCGCAGCAAAGGATGGGGGGCTTTTCCACGCTGCGGAGACGGGCGACGTCGATGTGGTTGCTTGCGGCAACGCTGCTGTAGCCCGCGAGGACGTGGAGCTGCGCATGAGGGACGAGCTTGCCTACGCCCGCGGCTTCCACCGCATCTTCCCCGCGAAGACGCTTTCAGGGACGTCTTCGCAGCAAATAAAAATGGAAAGCTCAGCCAGCTTCTCGGGCTTGTCAGCACCACCGACTTTGCACCAGCCACTTGACTTGTTGGCGATGTGCTCCTCCTACCTGGCAGACTTGCACGCGTATGAGTCACAGGGCCTTCTCAGCGAGGAGGATACGTGGGCGTTGGCGTCGTGA
- a CDS encoding ATP-dependent DEAD/H DNA helicase recQ family-like protein — MSMNQVGFLHARKCTRRDLLGTSLGNRPASGNVLVNGASHGKEALPVPESRSATSKSLASAASAPLAPMAESECDVTNLEQMLMQIMDAAKAAASTGQTPSPDSAPQSAETLPACEYLLRTCFHFDTGAFKPRQQEVCLSVLAGVSTLAVCPTGWGKSLCFQFPMLVHRLLFQCRYTRWCRQAATAPATAQQSSETAAKEGQTAAPRSAGALLSSGLPAHLFSRFCVVVSPLLALMEDQAEKVNAVDHLSAFVLSGKVGADREARVLAQLESPVCPLDILFVSPEKLIASVPLRRLLQTQAHRLALVCVDEVHCVSGWAYDFRPTFMYVSRVLQSPLLGDPAAHPCQERQAMCAREALAAVPYLCLTATATKAVTHDIQASFGIVRTVTCGDPWRANLRLQVTDLVERHASFHHLPSASGDDAEAREPSARVTQDALLEAVQQLPKPMIVYVQSRADADALSGLLSSKCGQSHSPSPSAASGTRSGVFHAAHYPLPREQASPAYDVEGEGTEENPNDEHAEAPRAPEVAMVIRPYHAALTQTMRSATQRQFLQGKIDVLVATIAFGMGVDKANIRSVIHASAPSSMECYVQEIGRAGRDGAPSICRLLYNPFDFYTLRCRLWSTLLSPSEMHSIVRAILSCSATHVGQRLMLVSVSALSAELGFSEEIIETVLFLLLTTTHVKAPLAEDFSSCASPSRLPAPFKSVCGAYPLSYKVLRVQKEAGKDGDPELASSASNATLHGRATPLKRRRTGATAALGGSSSAVAGVGLLLRQLGATDAVLELCRVTPNMPNQIEMANKLSMPLYEFQQRMQDLVESGIVTVAKYGRSSALLLELADSFDEAASPAGQQALASHLLALHRGRLDAQVAGLRRMFSVLQRPTHEAIAAELSKEPGWCDTGLGNGHRSWRPPGREMGKLKAVSLVNAFVEENRLRIHSTYEALRALLGIRPRSLIQHGKYAGQLPLAQSWYVNSPYFGALRTFELSWVLQVLAPHHLDAPTPDA; from the coding sequence ATGTCCATGAACCAGGTCGGCTTCTTGCACGCCCGCAAGTGCACCAGGCGCGACCTCCTCGGTACTTCGCTGGGGAACCGTCCTGCGTCGGGCAATGTGCTCGTCAACGGTGCTTCTCACGGCAAGGAAGCATTACCTGTTCCGGAATCACGCTCAGCCACCTCCAAATCCCTCGCATCGGCAGCTTCTGCTCCTCTGGCCCCGATGGCTGAGTCGGAATGTGATGTGACCAACCTCGAGCAGATGCTCATGCAGATCATGGACGCCGCCAAAGCGGCCGCGAGCACGGGCCAGACACCGTCACCTGATTCAGCGCCGCAAAGCGCAGAGACGCTTCCGGCGTGTGAGTacctgctgcgcacgtgcTTCCATTTCGACACTGGCGCCTTCAAGCCCCGTCAGCAAGAGGTGTGTCTGTCGGTTCTCGCTGGCGTCAGCACGCTCGCCGTGTGCCCCACCGGCTGGGGAAAGTCTCTCTGTTTCCAGTTTCCCATGCTTGTTCATCGTCTGCTGTTTCAATGCCGCTAcacgcggtggtgccggcaAGCTGCGACGGCACCGGCAACCGCGCAGCAGTCAAGCGAAACGGCGGCCAAGGAAGGGCAGACGGCTGCCCCAAGATCTGCCGGCGCTCTGCTAAGCAGCGGCCTACCGGCGCACCTGTTCAGTCGCTTCTGCGTCGTTGTATCTCCTCTCCTCGCGCTTATGGAGGACCAGGCAGAGAAAGTCAACGCCGTTGATCACCTCAGCGCCTTTGTGCTGTCGGGAAAGGTGGGCGCTGACCGGGAGGCACGAGTGCTTGCCCAGCTCGAGTCCCCGGTCTGCCCGCTCGACATTCTGTTCGTGTCGCCGGAGAAGCTCATTGCgagtgtgccgctgcggcgtctcTTGCAGACGCAGGCGCACCGGCTGGCGCTGGTATGCGTGGACGAGGTGCACTGTGTGTCCGGCTGGGCCTACGACTTCCGGCCCACCTTCATGTACGTCAGCCGCGTGCTGCAGAGCCCCCTCCTTGGCGACCCAGCGGCACACCCATGTCAGGAGCGGCAGGCAATGTGCGCgagggaggcgctggcggcggtgccgtacCTGTGCCTCACCGCGACTGCGACGAAGGCCGTCACGCACGACATCCAAGCCAGCTTCGGTATTGTGCGGACGGTGACGTGCGGCGATCCGTGGCGCGCGAACCTTCGGCTGCAGGTGACGGACCTAGTCGAGCGCCATGCGTCATTTCACCACCTCCCTTCAGCGTCTGGCGACGATGCTGAGGCTCGGGAgccgtctgcgcgcgtgACGCAGGACGCGCTCCTAGAGGCGGTGCAACAGCTGCCGAAGCCGATGATTGTGTACGTACAAAGCCGTGCAGACGCAGACGCGTTGTCGGGACTGCTTTCCTCCAAATGTGGGCAATCGCattcgccgtcgccatcggcggcgtcgggGACGCGCTCTGGTGTGTTCCACGCCGCGCACTACCCGCTTCCACGCGAGCAGGCCAGCCCAGCCTATGACGTGGAAGGCGAGGGCACGGAGGAGAACCCCAATGACGAGCATGCAGAGGCGCCACGCGCTCCGGAGGTCGCGATGGTGATCCGCCCGTATCACGCCGCGTTGACACAGACGATGCGAAGCGCCACTCAGAGACAGTTTCTGCAAGGCAAGATCGACGTATTGGTGGCCACGATTGCGTTTGGCATGGGCGTCGACAAGGCCAACATCCGCAGCGTCATCCACGCCTCGGCACCGAGCTCGATGGAGTGCTACGTGCAGGAGATTGGCCGGGCGGGCCGCGACGGTGCGCCAAGCATCTGCCGTCTCTTGTACAACCCTTTTGACTTCTACACCCTCCGGTGCCGACTCTGGAGCACGCTGCTCTCGCCGTCCGAGATGCACTCCATCGTGCGTGCGATCTTGTCATGTTCTGCCACCCACGTCGGGCAGCGACTCATGCTTGTCTCTGTATCCGCTCTTTCAGCGGAGCTGGGGTTCAGTGAGGAGATCATCGAGACAGTTCTTTTCCTGCTACTCACCACAACTCACGTCAAGGCTCCGCTTGCTGAGGACTTCTCCTCGTGCGCATCCCCTTCTCGTCTACCTGCCCCTTTCAAGAGTGTTTGCGGCGCGTACCCTCTCAGCTACAAGGTTCTACGGGTGCAGAAAGAGGCAGGAAAGGACGGTGATCCGGAGCTGGCGAGTTCAGCCAGCAACGCCACCCTTCACGGCAGAGCAACGCCGTTGAAGCGACGGCGCACTGGCGCCACAGCGGCACTAGGtggctcctcctcggccgtcgccggcgtggGTCTTCTCCTTCGGCAGCTCGGGGCCACTGACGCCGTTCTGGAGCTGTGCCGTGTGACACCAAACATGCCGAACCAGATCGAAATGGCGAACAAGCTGTCGATGCCGCTTTACGAGTTTCAGCAACGCATGCAGGACCTCGTGGAAAGCGGTATCGTAACGGTCGCCAAGTACGGCAGGTCGTCAGCTCTGCTTTTAGAGTTGGCAGACTCgttcgacgaggcggcgagTCCTGCCGGTCAGCAAGCGCTCGCCTCGCACCTTTTAGCTCTCCATCGCGGTCGTCTGGATGCGCAGGTGGCCGGGCTGCGACGGATGTTCAGCGTCCTTCAACGCCCAACCCACGAAGCCATTGCTGCTGAGCTGAGCAAGGAGCCCGGTTGGTGCGACACGGGGCTCGGCAACGGCCATCGTTCATGGAGGCCGCCAGGTCGGGAGATGGGCAAGCTGAAGGCCGTATCTCTGGTCAACGCCTTTGTCGAAGAGAATCGCCTCCGAATCCATTCCACCtacgaggcgctgcgtgctTTGTTGGGAATTCGCCCAAGGAGTCTTATCCAGCATGGCAAGTACGCAGGGCAGCTCCCCTTGGCTCAGAGCTGGTACGTGAACTCCCCGTACTTTGGGGCGCTGCGCACCTTTGAGCTGTCTTGGGTACTACAGGTGCTTGCGCCCCACCACCTCGACGCACCAACCCCTGACGCGTGA
- a CDS encoding conserved zinc-finger protein: protein PPAGAMSTMSPFPSSALGLPFGGNSVVDAAGAARITGDRSPDGLGATTRGGDGEQTASREPGATQLVLPSSASQSYLPWMRPESATARFGRADPASANRYGSAPIDEATSWTRGRLLPAAEKKVPAQLNLLPAFTRRDATPTPSLAAAEVMTNSKRELIPAMSTGAPRHRSFLESSEAALPGEACRRSSGATPGEQVGASAVHTVSNQHQVARDEERGRTQLAFCEQTLPGDRVASAPVLSVPGSAPFPGSAAAGAERPQCSTSPLIGRSAQRSQAAAPGAGVGKGSNGGDVRESLTSRPHVPVVRAQHSLAATVQTEHGSTSKMIPAVHLVPAAASESGDASLQDPQKRKEEHVQGERPSFSAFLPQATRGLDESRQQSAAPQPQPLRSGDEDSSESKAGAEDTDSYSVEIPPLEASEQGDADDGPFSVPLDATVEEGSNVNEGFFGHLVMEDVSSDKLADPTPYAVDDARATRLPAFGARDDDIEEDASRFMSYNLARPTDGGASTPSQADRPTPESIPAGCSYYTYSYSYSDDDDDDEEAEEAGGTAQEGIPVKLRVKDGGKETQQPSAIHDSAAAGFPESTFHADVTPVAHAEWAPTSGEVAAQREDVGKAGAEKLKKSRQGVKGNARLSAAQQGAPSPKQQPPARVGRGGKPASEEPSIVARRHSSQPSDPAPQQVVKKGKGFLAKFFSKKGK, encoded by the coding sequence CCACCAGCCGGTGCCATGAGCACGATGTCGCCTTTCCCCTCGTCCGCACTGGGCCTTCCCTTTGGTGGGAACAgcgtcgtcgatgccgctggtGCAGCCCGCATCACGGGTGATCGCAGCCCCGACGGCCTCGGTGCTACAACCCGAgggggcgacggcgagcagaCGGCCTCGCGGGAGCCGGGAGCCACGCAACTGGTGCTGCCGAGTTCTGCCTCCCAGAGCTACTTACCCTGGATGAGGCCCgagtcggcgacggcgcgcttTGGCAGAGCAGATCCTGCGTCGGCGAATCGCTACGGCTCTGCACCGATTGACGAGGCGACGTCATGGACGAGGGGACGCCTCCTTCCAGCTgcggagaagaaggtgccggcgcagctcaaCCTGCTTCCGGCTTTTACAAGAAGAGACGCGACGCCAACGCCTAgcctcgcagcagccgaggtgATGACTAACTCGAAGAGGGAACTTATCCCCGCCATGTCAAccggtgcgccgcgccaccgtaGTTTCTTGGAGAGTAGCGAGGCCGCATTGCCGGGGGAGGCGTGCCGGCGGTCgagcggcgccacgccagGTGAGCAGGTTGGGGCAAGTGCGGTGCACACGGTGTCGAACCAGCACCAAGTGGCACGTGATGAGGAGCGGGGTCGTACCCAGTTAGCGTTTTGCGAGCAGACGCTGCCGGGGGACCGCGTCGCGTCAGCGCCGGTGCTGAGCGTTCCTGGCAGTGCACCTTTCCCTggcagtgcagcggcgggcgctGAGCGGCCGCAGTGCTCGACCTCTCCCTTGATCGGCCGCTCGGCGCAGCGCTcacaggcagcggcgcccggCGCCGGGGTGGGGAAGGGCAGCAACGGTGGCGATGTGAGGGAGAGTCTTACGAGCCGACCGCACGTCCCCGTCGTGCGAGCCCAGCATTCGTTGGCGGCTACCGTTCAGACCGAGCACGGTTCTACATCGAAAATGATCCCGGCTGTGCACctcgtgccggcggcggcgtccgaGTCGGGCGACGCATCGCTACAGGATCCGCAAAAGCGAAAAGAAGAGCATGTGCAGGGTGAAAGGCCGTCCTTCTCTGCGTTCTTGCCACAGGCGACGCGAGGGCTGGATGAGAGCCGCCAGCAAAGCGCGGCTCCCCAGCCACAGCCGCTTCGCAGTGGCGACGAGGACAGTAGCGAAAGCAAGGCTGGCGCTGAGGATACCGACTCTTACTCGGTCGAGATACCGCCACTCGAGGCCTCGGAGcagggcgacgccgacgatggGCCCTTTAGCGTTCCCCTGGACGCCacagtggaggaggggagcaaTGTGAACGAGGGTTTCTTTGGCCACCTCGTCATGGAGGATGTGTCGAGCGATAAGCTCGCTGATCCCACCCCTTACGCGGTAGATGATGCACGCGCTACGCGGCTACCCGCCTTCGGCGCCAGAGATGATGACATCGAAGAGGATGCTTCCCGCTTCATGAGTTACAACCTCGCGAGACCGACGGACGGTGGCGCAAGCACGCCAAGTCAGGCAGACCGGCCCACTCCTGAGTCGATACCGGCCGGTTGCTCCTACTACACATATTCGTATTCGTACtcggacgacgacgacgacgacgaagaggctgaggaggcggggGGGACTGCTCAAGAAGGTATCCCCGTTAAGTTGCGCGTAAAGGACGGCGGGAAAGAAACGCAGCAACCATCTGCCATCcacgacagcgctgccgcgggtTTTCCAGAGTCCACTTTTCACGCGGACGTGACCCCTGTGGCGCACGCTGAGTGGGCGCCGACATCTGGGGAAgtggctgcgcagcgcgaggACGTCGGTAAGGCAGGCGCAGAAAAACTCAAGAAGTCACGGCAGGGCGTTAAAGGCAATGCGAGGCTGTCGGCCGCCCAGCAAGGTGCGCCGAGCCCGAAACAGCAACCACCTGCACGAGTAGGCCGCGGTGGGAAACCGGCCAGCGAGGAGCCTTCCAtcgtggcgcggcgccactCTTCGCAGCCGTCGGACCCTGCACCGCAACAGGTGGTGAAAAAGGGGAAGGGCTTCTTGGCAAAGTTTTTTTCCAAAAAGGGCAAGTGA
- the SPL gene encoding putative sphingosine 1-phosphate lyase: protein MTTISQYLNERLKDKSPTQVIAITLSGAVAVRIAVDCFRDGRLTARSYQAVWRGIRTLAAPIIRKEVKKAVSGVKMPSKEGEFKALVLPEKSRSEAEVLQLVTQLHHDLDLSYEKGFFSGAVYHGGRSHTAFMNDVMAIFQWSNPLHSDIFGATRKMEAEIVSMVLHMYNGHLLPDAGGVVTSGGTESIMMALKTYRDWGRVTRGIEHPSVVAPITIHPAFDKGAEYFGIDLIKVPVLATTGRVDPKEMEKYIRYDTIAVAASAPNFPHGVVDPIEEIAEMAYKHNIGMHVDCCLGGFIMPFLEKTGRSAPVVDFRNRGVTSISCDTHKYGYAPKGTSTVMYRSKELRSFQFCCVSEWPGGMYCSPAVSGSKPGNVIAGTWAAMVRMGMEGYIDCCHKIVTTRETMTTELSKLPYIRIIGEPTASVFAFTSNVIDIFRLGDDLKLRGWVLNTLQFPSGLQFSVTLLQTPTAVTARFLSDVKEIGDTLFAESEKLIADGKKPVLGESSGTLYGTAQRVPDRTIIKDVLREFLNTYYQA, encoded by the coding sequence ATGACCACCATCTCCCAGTACCTCAATGAGCGGCTGAAGGACAAAAGCCCGACGCAGGTTATTGCCATCAcgctcagcggcgccgtcgcggtgcGCATCGCGGTGGACTGCTTCCGCGATGGCCGCTTGACGGCGCGCAGCTACCAAGCGGTGTGGCGCGGCATCCGCACTCTAGCGGCCCCCATAATCCGCAAGGAGGTCAAGAAAGCGGTAAGTGGGGTGAAGATGCCGTCGAAGGAAGGCGAGTTCAAAGCCCTCGTTCTGCCGGAAAAGTCCCGCTCTGAGGCGGAGGTGTTGCAGCTGGTCACCCAGCTTCACCACGACCTTGACCTCAGCTACGAAAAAGGTTTCTTCAGTGGAGCCGTCTACCACGGTGGCCGATCGCACACCGCCTTCATGAACGACGTTATGGCCATCTTCCAGTGGAGCAACCCGCTGCACAGCGACATCTTCGGCGCGACGCGCAAGATGGAGGCGGAGATTGTGTCCATGGTGCTGCACATGTACAATGGCCATTTACTTCCGGACGCCGGAGGCGTCGTGACGTCCGGAGGGACGGAGAGCATCATGATGGCCCTTAAGACGTACCGCGACTGGGGACGCGTGACACGCGGGATCGAACACCcgtcggtggtggcgcccATCACCATTCACCCCGCGTTCGACAAGGGGGCAGAGTACTTTGGCATTGATCTCATCAaggtgccggtgctggcgaCAACCGGCCGCGTGGATCCaaaggagatggagaagTACATCCGGTACGACACgatcgccgtcgcggcgtcggcgccaaaCTTTCCGCATGGCGTCGTCGACCCTATCGAGGAGATTGCGGAGATGGCCTACAAGCACAACATCGGCATGCACGTCGACTGCTGCCTGGGCGGCTTCATCATGCCCTTCCTCGAGAAGACTGGCCGTTCGGCGCCGGTCGTGGACTTCCGCAATCGCGGTGTCACGTCGATCTCGTGTGACACGCACAAGTACGGCTACGCACCTAAAGGGACGTCGACGGTCATGTACCGCtcgaaggagctgcgcagcttCCAGTTCTGCTGTGTTTCGGAGTGGCCAGGCGGCATGTACTGCTCGCCTGCTGTGAGTGGGTCAAAGCCAGGCAACGTGATTGCCGGCACGtgggcggcgatggtgcgtATGGGTATGGAGGGCTACATCGATTGCTGCCACAAAATCGTCACAACACGCgagacgatgacgacggaGTTGAGCAAGCTGCCCTACATACGCATCATTGGTGAGCCGACCGCGAGCGTCTTCGCCTTTACGAGCAATGTGATCGACATATTCCGTCTCGGTGACGATCTCAAGTTACGCGGCTGGGTACTGAACACCCTCCAGTTCCCATCCGGCTTGCAGTTTAgtgtgacgctgctgcagacgccAACGGCAGTCACGGCGCGCTTCCTGAGCGACGTGAAGGAGATAGGGGACACCCTCTTTGCCGAGAGCGAGAAGCTTATCGCCGATGGAAAGAAGCCCGTACTCGGGGAGTCGAGCGGCACGCTCTACGGCACGGCACAGCGCGTTCCTGATCGCACGATCATCAAGGATGTGCTTCGCGAGTTCCTGAACACTTACTACCAAGCTTGA
- a CDS encoding conserved zinc-finger protein, with the protein MPARVITCGICFNVLDHPLTFDCQHSFCTGCVRRQLSENGSNGFQCPLCATSHTEVHLHNLAQYADHEAEVYVEILARGTSNPPKCQWCETTSAKVQCGECMCVYCEDCCIAVHRNSAKRDHAIGKLSESSRNFMTRCPLRGHEEYRAEFFCSQCRQVCCAYCLQVGPHRDHLHVTVAVAAAEARQQLSRDMESLLEVKHRLEQQAAEMNRVSLLYSDTYDAVENMVTERFEAFKQQLMQRELEVRRTLTNLRDSGDAALTASRRQYLDKLNSVNETLLQFHTIQNGGTDDEVLKRHSQFGKCLNTDLPAVTGSGFKVVSLGEMTLTSLDIGLDLQTIEHNHPTLSRLNRSGRLSAASNMSMNGGGSVSPFAGNTLSTPLRLTFPVDDDVEATVLAEGVRLRCVASGGGDTQIGVRSKEMFQTLLDQFPEDRGVVSWQVRLDSISDTFIGVVEKTSQSSQVPEGFYWKAACADVVDGRIGRYTPAVRRLPVCRNGDRIRFLYDGVQGTLRIVVNGSDDRGVVVADLHPRIAACFVFYPGESLTILF; encoded by the coding sequence ATGCCCGCGCGTGTCATCACATGTGGTATCTGCTTCAATGTGCTCGATCACCCGCTGACGTTCGACTGCCAGCACTCCTTCTGCACCGGCTGCGTCCGAAGACAACTTTCCGAGAATGGTAGCAACGGCTTCCAGTGCCCGCTATGCGCCACTTCCCACACCGAGGTACACTTGCACAATCTCGCGCAGTACGCTGACCACGAGGCTGAGGTGTATGTGGAAATACTGGCGCGCGGCACGTCCAATCCGCCGAAGTGCCAGTGGTGCGAGACGACGTCTGCCAAAGTGCAGTGTGGTgagtgcatgtgcgtgtacTGTGAGGACTGCTGCATTGCTGTGCACAGGAACAGCGCCAAGCGTGATCATGCCATTGGCAAGCTTAGCGAGTCGAGTCGAAACTTCATGACACGATGCCCGCTGCGTGGGCATGAGGAATACCGAGCCGAGTTTTTTTGCTCGCAGTGCCGGCAGGTGTGCTGCGCCTACTGCCTGCAGGTCGGGCCGCATCGCGACCACCTCCAtgtgacggtggcggtggccgctgcagaggcgcggcagcagctgtcgCGTGACATGGAATCTCTCCTCGAGGTCAAGCACCGATTAGAGCAACAGGCGGCGGAGATGAATCGCGTCTCGTTGCTCTACTCTGACACGTACGATGCCGTCGAGAACATGGTGACGGAGCGCTTCGAGGCGTtcaagcagcagctcatgCAGCGCGAGTTGGAGGTGCGGCGCACCCTGACAAACCTTCGCGATAGCGGTGATGCCgcgctgacggcgtcgcggcggcagtacCTCGACAAGCTGAACAGCGTCAACGAGACTCTCCTGCAGTTTCACACGATTCAGAACGGCGGCACAGACGACGAGGTGCTGAAGCGTCACTCGCAGTTTGGCAAGTGCCTCAACACGGATCTGCCCGCCGTGACGGGGAGCGGCTTCAAGGTGGTCAGCCTGGGCGAGATGACGTTGACCAGCCTCGACATTGGCTTAGATTTGCAAACAATAGAGCACAACCATCCCACTTTATCTAGACTGAACCGATCCGGCAGGCTTAGCGCGGCGAGCAACATGTCCATGAATGGCGGCGGCTCTGTCTCCCCCTTCGCCGGCAATACCTTATCGACACCCCTGCGACTCACCTTCCCCGTCGACGACGATGTCGAGGCGACCGTTCTGGCAGAAGGAGTGCGACTGCGGtgcgtcgccagcggcggtggcgataCGCAAATTGGCGTGCGCAGCAAAGAGATGTTCCAAACACTTCTTGACCAGTTCCCAGAGGACCGCGGTGTGGTGTCGTGGCAGGTGCGCCTCGACTCCATCTCGGACACCTTCATTGGCGTGGTGGAAAAGACGTCGCAGTCCTCACAGGTGCCGGAGGGGTTCTACTGGAAGGCGGCCTGCGCCGACGTGGTTGACGGTCGAATCGGCCGCTACACACCTgccgtgcgccgcctccccgtGTGCCGCAACGGCGATCGTATTCGTTTCTTGTACGATGGCGTGCAAGGCACCCTTCGAATCGTCGTGAACGGCAGTGACGATCGCGGCGTTGTGGTGGCCGACCTGCACCCCCGCATCGCTGCTTGCTTTGTCTTTTACCCCGGCGAGTCCCTTACCATCCTCTTCTAG
- a CDS encoding ADP-ribosylation factor-like protein, which yields MLRGLRNRMKRENEPRVLILGLDNAGKTTILNKLGVAEEHPVEAPEGPTQGFNVMNVNRDGKRAKLCDLGGQRALREFWEDYYANTDCIMYVVDSSDQRRLHEAHEAFVDVVKSVPKVPVLVLANKQDLATAKDPQTVAEALELSDYRDRSWHIQGCSAKSGDGLEEGVAWIFDACNVK from the coding sequence ATGCTCCGTGGTCTGCGCAATCGCATGAAGCGCGAGAATGAGCCTCGCGTGCTGATTCTCGGATTGGATAACGCGGGCAAGACGACGATTCTGAACAAGCTAGGCGTGGCTGAGGAGCACCCCGTAGAGGCACCTGAGGGACCAACGCAGGGCTTCAACGTCATGAATGTGAACCGCGACGGCAAGCGCGCCAAGCTCTGCGACTTGGGAGGTCAGCGTGCCCTGCGCGAGTTCTGGGAGGACTACTACGCCAACACAGACTGCATCATGTACGTCGTCGACTCCTCCGAccagcgtcgcctccacGAGGCGCACGAGGCGTTTGTCGATGTCGTAAAAAGCGTGCCGAAGGTGCCTGTTCTGGTGCTCGCAAACAAGCAGGACTTGGCTACCGCGAAAGACCCGCAGACGGTGGCCGAAGCGCTCGAGCTGAGCGACTACCGTGACCGCTCTTGGCACATTCAAGGGTGTAGTGCGAAGTCTGGCGATGGTCTCGAGGAGGGCGTCGCATGGATCTTCGATGCGTGCAATGTAAAGTAG